One genomic region from Leptospira montravelensis encodes:
- the sucC gene encoding ADP-forming succinate--CoA ligase subunit beta: MKVHEYQAKEILRRHNANVPFGKVIDTVGEFEKAYSEVVQKSPVVVVKAQIHAGGRGKGGGVKVAKTKDDAKAAAEKILGMQLITPQTGPEGKKVLKVYLEQGLEIAKEYYLSILLDRAFRKTIIMASTEGGMEIEEVAETHPEKIIKIQIDPGIGIQGSQVRELAFALGIPTEAQKSFTALVNSVYNAYIKEDAALLEINPLILTKQNEIIAGDCKMDLDENALYRHPENEALRDISEEDPYEVKAKEYNLNYVKLDGNIGCMVNGAGLAMATMDIVKLAGAEPANFLDVGGGANPTTVENGFRLILSDPNVKGIFVNVFGGIVRCDRVAVGIIEATKKVNVSVPVVVRLKGTNAEEGKKILNESGMNIVGVEGLRDAADKIVSLIKK, translated from the coding sequence GTCATCGACACTGTCGGTGAATTCGAAAAGGCATATAGCGAAGTTGTCCAAAAATCACCCGTTGTGGTGGTAAAAGCCCAAATCCACGCTGGTGGACGAGGAAAAGGTGGCGGGGTCAAAGTCGCAAAGACAAAAGATGACGCCAAAGCTGCAGCAGAGAAAATTCTCGGAATGCAACTCATCACCCCTCAGACAGGCCCAGAAGGCAAAAAAGTTCTGAAAGTGTATTTGGAACAAGGTCTTGAAATTGCAAAAGAATACTACCTTTCCATCCTACTTGATCGCGCATTCCGTAAAACCATCATCATGGCATCCACTGAAGGTGGAATGGAAATCGAAGAAGTAGCGGAAACTCACCCAGAAAAAATCATCAAAATTCAGATTGATCCGGGTATTGGAATCCAAGGTTCTCAAGTGCGGGAACTCGCATTTGCTTTAGGAATTCCAACGGAAGCACAAAAGTCTTTTACAGCTCTTGTAAATTCAGTATACAATGCCTATATCAAAGAAGATGCAGCTCTTCTAGAAATTAACCCACTGATTCTCACAAAACAAAACGAGATCATTGCCGGTGACTGCAAGATGGATTTAGATGAAAATGCTCTTTATCGTCACCCTGAAAATGAAGCACTTCGTGATATCTCCGAAGAAGATCCATATGAAGTAAAAGCAAAAGAATACAACCTCAACTATGTTAAGTTAGATGGTAACATTGGTTGTATGGTCAATGGTGCTGGTCTTGCTATGGCAACTATGGACATCGTTAAGTTAGCTGGTGCAGAACCTGCCAACTTTTTGGACGTCGGAGGTGGAGCAAACCCTACTACGGTAGAAAACGGTTTTCGACTCATCCTTTCTGATCCAAACGTAAAAGGTATCTTTGTAAACGTATTTGGTGGAATCGTTCGTTGTGACCGAGTGGCTGTGGGAATTATAGAAGCTACCAAAAAAGTAAACGTATCGGTGCCAGTAGTGGTTCGATTGAAAGGAACCAATGCGGAAGAAGGGAAAAAAATCCTGAACGAATCCGGTATGAACATTGTTGGAGTAGAAGGACTCCGTGACGCGGCAGACAAAATTGTCTCCCTAATCAAAAAATAG
- a CDS encoding TolC family protein — protein MEQRSWVSSTLILLVSVGLLAAESGDKGFTLSLQDAVKYAVDNNREVMQARLELAKADSNLMKFESKYSWRALSKAEIDEKKFPFNQNNIFTGTKTQTNTYSAGLEKLFTTGTYFKIEAKSQRFDSNAFEDPNKTPSGFGALGLPPLYTDTLSVTIAQDLLKNAFGANERNSEKILENQTEIMREQMEDQVANKVVATLVDYWNYSVKESGYQTFEQLLKNTKNVRDLTIRKQGLGLSESFEVNQWNALLSQVEGQMAQASAEREEARRKLIRSLNLPEDTIFQKTTPLSETLPTKLDYAADIDYAYKHRADFKAIVRKKENAELSMKTAKNEALPSLKAAGTYGYQAQNTISPQNNYSDNRAGVFSYQYPVMQGSLDLSYPIMDKGVKAGIRDAEIQKRQVSLEEADLVKAVADDVKTRIDILKASFQVMENAKRTEEESKKYYNGVLRSFQQGRFNALAVKNALDTHVQDQLTLVRAKVDFNINLHRYYVAKNALFEEYGVERSKLLPENL, from the coding sequence ATGGAACAACGTTCATGGGTTTCAAGTACATTGATCCTCCTCGTTTCCGTGGGCCTTTTGGCTGCGGAATCTGGAGATAAGGGATTTACACTTAGTTTACAAGATGCAGTCAAATATGCCGTTGATAACAACCGCGAGGTCATGCAGGCCCGTTTGGAGTTAGCAAAAGCCGATTCAAACTTAATGAAGTTTGAGAGTAAGTATTCTTGGCGCGCACTTTCTAAAGCGGAAATTGATGAGAAAAAATTCCCTTTCAACCAAAACAATATCTTTACGGGAACAAAAACTCAAACCAATACCTATAGTGCTGGGCTTGAAAAACTTTTTACCACAGGAACTTATTTTAAAATAGAAGCCAAATCGCAACGATTTGACTCGAACGCATTTGAAGATCCGAATAAAACACCATCTGGATTTGGCGCTCTTGGCCTTCCTCCATTATATACAGATACCCTTTCGGTTACCATTGCTCAAGATTTGTTAAAAAATGCCTTTGGTGCCAATGAGAGGAATTCGGAAAAAATCCTCGAAAACCAAACGGAGATCATGCGTGAGCAAATGGAAGACCAAGTGGCAAACAAAGTAGTAGCCACTCTTGTTGACTATTGGAATTACTCAGTTAAGGAATCAGGATACCAAACTTTCGAACAACTTTTAAAGAACACAAAGAATGTAAGGGACCTCACCATTCGTAAACAAGGTCTTGGACTTTCTGAAAGTTTCGAGGTCAACCAATGGAATGCCCTCCTCTCCCAAGTGGAAGGCCAAATGGCACAAGCTAGCGCTGAAAGAGAAGAAGCTCGTCGTAAACTGATTCGTTCTTTGAATTTACCTGAAGATACAATCTTTCAAAAGACAACTCCACTTTCGGAAACTCTGCCAACAAAATTGGATTACGCGGCCGATATCGATTATGCATATAAACATAGGGCCGATTTTAAGGCCATAGTTCGCAAAAAAGAAAATGCAGAACTTAGCATGAAAACAGCCAAAAACGAAGCGCTCCCCTCTTTAAAAGCGGCGGGAACTTACGGCTACCAAGCTCAAAATACAATTAGTCCGCAAAACAATTATTCGGACAATAGAGCTGGTGTATTTTCTTACCAATACCCAGTGATGCAAGGTTCCTTGGATCTTTCCTATCCGATTATGGATAAAGGGGTCAAAGCAGGAATTCGCGATGCAGAAATCCAAAAACGTCAAGTTTCTTTGGAAGAAGCAGACCTTGTCAAAGCTGTTGCGGATGATGTTAAAACAAGAATTGATATCTTAAAAGCTTCTTTCCAAGTGATGGAAAATGCAAAACGAACCGAAGAAGAATCTAAAAAATACTATAACGGTGTTTTACGATCCTTCCAACAAGGACGTTTCAACGCACTTGCTGTAAAAAATGCCTTGGACACTCATGTCCAGGACCAATTGACTCTTGTTCGTGCCAAAGTAGATTTCAACATTAACTTACATAGATACTATGTTGCTAAAAATGCTTTATTTGAAGAATACGGAGTGGAAAGATCCAAACTCCTACCAGAAAATCTTTAA
- the sucD gene encoding succinate--CoA ligase subunit alpha, which translates to MAVLVDENTRVVVQGITGKEGSFHATQMLEYGTKVVAGVTPGKGGQIWTSETGKTAPVRNTIKDAMKEDGANAAVIFVPPPFAADAILEGIFAEIPLVVCITEGIPTHDMLKVYSVLRNSKTKLVGPNCPGVINPRYSVKMGIMPGFIHTPGNIGIVSRSGTLTYESVAALTAAGLGQSTCIGIGGDPVPGMNHTEAVRLLNEDPDTEGIVMIGEIGGTSEEEAAAYIKAHVKKPVVGFIAGQTAPPGKRMGHAGAIISGGMGTATSKIAAMQDAGVSICAHIGEVGEKMKLALKK; encoded by the coding sequence ATGGCTGTATTAGTTGATGAAAACACAAGAGTAGTCGTCCAAGGGATCACCGGTAAGGAAGGATCCTTTCATGCGACTCAAATGTTGGAATATGGTACAAAAGTTGTTGCTGGAGTGACTCCAGGCAAAGGTGGCCAAATCTGGACTTCCGAAACAGGAAAAACTGCTCCAGTTCGTAATACCATAAAAGATGCGATGAAAGAAGACGGTGCCAACGCTGCCGTAATCTTTGTTCCACCTCCGTTTGCTGCCGATGCTATTTTGGAAGGAATTTTTGCAGAGATCCCACTTGTGGTTTGTATCACAGAAGGAATCCCTACTCACGATATGCTAAAAGTTTATAGCGTACTTCGTAACTCCAAAACCAAACTAGTGGGACCAAACTGCCCAGGAGTCATTAACCCTCGTTACAGTGTAAAGATGGGAATTATGCCTGGTTTTATCCACACTCCTGGAAATATCGGAATCGTTTCCCGTTCTGGAACTTTGACTTACGAATCTGTTGCGGCTCTTACAGCAGCAGGCCTTGGTCAATCCACTTGTATCGGAATCGGGGGAGACCCAGTTCCTGGAATGAACCATACAGAAGCGGTTCGTCTTTTGAACGAAGATCCAGATACAGAAGGTATTGTCATGATTGGTGAAATCGGTGGAACTTCGGAAGAAGAAGCGGCCGCTTACATCAAAGCCCACGTGAAAAAACCAGTAGTAGGTTTTATCGCAGGGCAAACTGCTCCTCCAGGAAAACGTATGGGCCATGCCGGTGCGATCATTTCTGGGGGAATGGGAACTGCAACTTCAAAAATTGCGGCGATGCAAGACGCTGGTGTCAGCATCTGCGCCCATATTGGTGAAGTTGGTGAAAAAATGAAACTGGCCCTAAAAAAATAA
- a CDS encoding LpxI family protein, translating to MAPKGRLAIIAGGGELPHIGMSEALGAGEDPLFLGLIESDFSPREHSARTIPVHITQVGKILKTIQKEKITRILMLGKVRKDLLFQKLKFDLKALAILARTINRNDYPIFLAIADEFEAMGVKVISQKIYLQSLLLPEGRYTPKKFNSQELKDIDFGMFYAEKMADLDIGQMVVVCDESVIAVEAVEGTDETIKRGGAYTKKKGDAVVCKSPKAKQDNRFDLPTIGIHTFQVMLESGCKTLCIREGETLVVDPKAVIEFATKHKLNFCVVGKSGSKGLNGNQKKIPST from the coding sequence TTGGCACCTAAAGGCCGATTAGCCATTATTGCTGGAGGTGGAGAGTTACCTCATATCGGAATGTCGGAAGCACTTGGCGCCGGTGAGGATCCATTATTTCTTGGTCTGATTGAATCAGATTTTTCACCTAGAGAACATAGTGCACGTACGATTCCAGTCCACATCACCCAAGTGGGTAAAATTCTTAAAACGATCCAAAAAGAAAAGATCACTAGAATTTTAATGCTTGGGAAGGTACGTAAAGATCTCCTCTTTCAAAAATTAAAATTTGATCTCAAGGCCCTTGCTATCCTTGCCCGCACCATCAATAGAAATGACTATCCAATTTTTTTAGCCATTGCCGATGAATTCGAAGCAATGGGAGTAAAGGTTATCTCTCAAAAGATCTATTTACAATCCTTACTTCTACCAGAAGGCAGATACACTCCCAAAAAATTCAATTCCCAAGAATTAAAAGATATCGACTTTGGGATGTTCTATGCCGAAAAAATGGCCGATTTAGATATCGGACAAATGGTGGTAGTATGTGACGAGTCAGTAATTGCAGTAGAGGCTGTGGAAGGAACGGATGAAACCATCAAACGAGGTGGGGCCTATACCAAAAAAAAAGGCGATGCCGTTGTTTGTAAAAGTCCCAAAGCCAAACAAGACAATCGTTTTGACCTCCCTACCATTGGCATCCACACCTTTCAGGTAATGCTTGAGAGTGGATGTAAAACACTCTGTATTCGCGAAGGGGAAACCTTAGTGGTAGATCCCAAAGCAGTGATCGAATTTGCCACCAAACATAAACTAAACTTTTGTGTTGTCGGAAAAAGCGGAAGTAAAGGTCTCAATGGTAACCAAAAAAAAATCCCATCTACATGA
- a CDS encoding FmdB family zinc ribbon protein, with translation MATYDYHCNTCGKEFEHVQSMKDDALTHCLCGKNGSVERRISASAGIIFKGSGFYVTDYKKDNSAPSSGSTDSGTT, from the coding sequence ATGGCTACCTACGACTACCATTGTAATACATGTGGAAAAGAATTTGAACACGTTCAGTCAATGAAAGATGATGCACTCACCCATTGCCTTTGTGGTAAAAATGGATCTGTCGAAAGACGAATTTCGGCCAGTGCTGGAATCATCTTTAAAGGTTCTGGTTTTTATGTTACCGATTATAAAAAAGATAATTCTGCTCCGTCTTCTGGAAGTACGGATTCAGGTACGACGTAA